From the Roseibium sp. HPY-6 genome, one window contains:
- a CDS encoding helix-turn-helix domain-containing protein — MDFSIGELSRQTGVKVPTIRYYEKEGLIEPPMRTEGNQRRYRETDRERLRFIRHCRDLGLPMPAVRDLIELSQHPDRPCDAADRIAVEQLRSVRERILHLKKLEAELERIAVSCQGDQTVTECNVLKAFGDHGQCLNNH; from the coding sequence ATGGATTTTTCAATCGGTGAGCTGTCGAGACAAACCGGCGTGAAGGTCCCGACAATCCGCTACTACGAAAAGGAAGGCCTGATCGAGCCGCCAATGCGCACTGAGGGCAATCAACGGCGGTACCGGGAAACGGATCGCGAGCGTCTGCGTTTCATCAGGCATTGCCGGGACCTCGGCCTTCCGATGCCGGCTGTACGCGACCTGATCGAGCTCAGCCAGCATCCGGACAGGCCTTGCGATGCAGCCGACCGGATTGCAGTCGAACAGCTCAGGTCGGTGCGCGAACGCATTCTTCATCTGAAAAAGCTTGAGGCGGAACTTGAACGGATCGCGGTGAGTTGTCAGGGCGACCAGACGGTGACGGAATGCAACGTGCTGAAGGCCTTTGGCGATCACGGCCAATGCCTGAACAATCACTGA
- a CDS encoding cation transporter: MGACCAKSQQPFDGMSRDYRRRLWLVIAMNAAMFIVEMAAGQAAGSKALQADALDFFGDAVTYGISLAVIGASLRTRALAALAKGGSLLLMGIWVAVSTLYQVFVLGVPQAGVMGSIGFLALVVNLASVLLLVRYKDGDANVRSVWLCSRNDAIGNVAVMIAALGVWGSATAWPDLIVAGLMATLFVSSSVQILNQGIREFRQNSLQTASAG; this comes from the coding sequence ATGGGCGCGTGTTGCGCAAAGTCACAGCAACCATTTGATGGCATGTCGCGCGACTACCGCCGCCGTCTCTGGCTGGTGATCGCAATGAATGCGGCCATGTTCATTGTGGAAATGGCGGCCGGACAGGCAGCCGGGTCAAAGGCGTTGCAAGCCGATGCACTCGACTTTTTCGGGGATGCCGTGACATACGGAATTTCGCTGGCCGTGATCGGCGCATCCTTGAGAACACGCGCCCTTGCCGCATTGGCAAAAGGGGGCAGCCTGCTGCTCATGGGAATTTGGGTGGCGGTCTCAACGCTGTATCAGGTTTTTGTGCTAGGAGTGCCCCAGGCTGGCGTGATGGGCTCGATTGGTTTTCTTGCGCTTGTTGTCAATCTCGCAAGCGTTCTGCTGCTGGTCCGCTACAAGGACGGCGATGCCAACGTTCGCTCCGTCTGGCTATGTTCGCGCAACGACGCAATCGGCAATGTCGCGGTGATGATTGCCGCTCTCGGTGTCTGGGGATCGGCAACGGCCTGGCCGGACCTGATTGTCGCAGGTCTGATGGCAACGCTCTTCGTGAGTTCGTCGGTTCAGATCTTGAACCAGGGCATTCGGGAGTTCCGGCAAAACAGTTTGCAGACCGCCTCCGCAGGATGA
- a CDS encoding metallophosphoesterase, with the protein MFSRRLFLQGLGAAALGSLSTAAYAVGIEPFRLRIQPHHLTPPRWPRDLKLTAALIADPHICDPWMGLERVKYIVDRTNALKPDIILMLGDYVADHRMQYDPIPPQAWADCFAKFSAPLGTHAILGNHDWWDDEEAQQSGSGPTKYGQALLNAGIPLYQNRAVRLEKDGKGFWLAGLDDQIALVPNWKLKRGNWLGVDDLSSTLAQVTDDAPILLMAHEPDIFDEVPERVSLTVSGHTHGGQINFFGYRPGYPAKHGNKYAYGHFVGTQGTSIGKHLGLTAEPRHLVVSGGLGCSLLPIRFGVPPEITLVHLGSEKSGGTV; encoded by the coding sequence ATGTTTTCCAGACGCCTTTTCCTGCAAGGACTTGGAGCGGCCGCACTGGGGTCGCTCTCAACAGCGGCCTACGCTGTCGGCATCGAACCATTCCGCTTACGCATTCAGCCCCATCATCTGACGCCGCCACGATGGCCCCGGGACCTGAAGCTCACAGCAGCCCTCATCGCCGACCCGCATATCTGCGATCCGTGGATGGGTCTTGAACGGGTCAAGTACATCGTGGATCGCACGAACGCCTTGAAGCCCGACATCATACTCATGCTGGGTGACTATGTGGCCGATCACAGGATGCAGTATGACCCCATCCCGCCTCAGGCCTGGGCCGACTGCTTTGCAAAGTTCTCGGCGCCCCTTGGGACACACGCCATCCTTGGGAACCACGACTGGTGGGATGACGAGGAGGCACAGCAATCGGGAAGCGGACCGACAAAATACGGCCAGGCGCTGCTGAATGCGGGCATTCCGCTCTACCAGAATCGTGCCGTCCGGCTTGAAAAGGACGGAAAAGGTTTCTGGCTTGCGGGATTGGACGATCAGATTGCACTCGTTCCGAACTGGAAACTGAAGCGTGGCAACTGGCTCGGCGTGGACGACCTTTCGAGCACGCTCGCGCAGGTCACCGACGATGCACCAATACTGCTAATGGCCCACGAACCGGACATTTTCGACGAAGTGCCGGAGCGTGTCAGCCTCACAGTGAGCGGCCACACGCACGGAGGCCAGATCAATTTCTTCGGATACCGGCCAGGTTATCCTGCAAAACACGGCAACAAGTACGCTTACGGGCACTTTGTCGGGACGCAAGGAACGAGCATTGGCAAGCATCTGGGCCTGACCGCCGAACCCAGGCACCTTGTCGTATCAGGCGGTCTCGGCTGTTCCCTGCTGCCGATCCGGTTCGGTGTTCCGCCCGAAATTACGCTTGTTCATCTCGGCTCGGAAAAAAGTGGTGGCACGGTCTGA
- a CDS encoding serine/threonine protein kinase — protein MRFLFLAAGLLLMSSMTAHAQRIYCPLPEDGIWINPDAEPKEISRIEVESKCENEQVLVRVRAFTSCIPRDCKWGWTKAELRSDGAIQVVLIGFLSSKKITLRAFGSLLDAHVVNVVNDLSEPETKRTYNLNRK, from the coding sequence ATGCGCTTCTTGTTTCTGGCTGCCGGACTGCTGTTAATGTCCTCAATGACCGCTCATGCGCAGCGGATCTATTGCCCGCTTCCAGAAGACGGCATCTGGATCAATCCCGACGCTGAACCAAAGGAAATCAGCCGAATTGAAGTCGAAAGCAAATGCGAAAACGAGCAGGTGCTCGTGCGCGTCAGGGCCTTCACTTCCTGCATTCCGCGTGATTGCAAATGGGGCTGGACCAAGGCGGAGCTGCGCTCTGATGGCGCAATTCAGGTCGTACTGATCGGTTTCCTGAGCAGCAAAAAGATCACCCTGCGTGCGTTTGGAAGCCTGCTCGACGCGCATGTCGTCAACGTTGTCAATGACTTGTCGGAGCCTGAGACGAAAAGAACTTACAACCTAAACAGAAAGTAA
- a CDS encoding GNAT family N-acetyltransferase, which translates to MRPEIVGGMLNTIVDSLTIQQGADMHSIMTEQLVLRPPMAGDFEIYKSFFMDAEASHFYGGPLRVDQAWRVLAAHIGHWHLRSYGIWMIEMKSTGQAIGGCGFVWPEGWPRRELTWWLLPEARGRGLAAEASRSAIRHAHEDYRWTRVETHMNDDNHAARGLVRKLNGVEIAREVFPDGLVRSVYELPCPD; encoded by the coding sequence ATGCGACCAGAAATCGTTGGCGGTATGCTGAACACAATCGTCGATTCGCTGACGATCCAACAAGGTGCCGACATGCATTCAATCATGACAGAGCAGCTTGTGCTGCGTCCTCCGATGGCCGGTGATTTTGAAATCTACAAATCATTCTTCATGGACGCGGAGGCATCGCATTTTTACGGCGGACCGCTTCGGGTTGATCAGGCCTGGCGGGTATTGGCGGCTCACATCGGCCATTGGCACCTGCGCAGCTACGGCATCTGGATGATCGAGATGAAATCCACGGGCCAGGCCATCGGCGGCTGCGGATTTGTCTGGCCGGAAGGCTGGCCGAGGCGCGAACTTACCTGGTGGCTCCTCCCAGAAGCGCGGGGCAGGGGACTTGCCGCCGAAGCCTCAAGATCTGCCATTCGCCATGCCCATGAGGATTACCGATGGACGCGGGTCGAGACACACATGAACGACGACAATCACGCTGCAAGAGGTTTGGTTCGCAAGCTGAACGGAGTGGAAATTGCAAGAGAAGTCTTTCCGGACGGTCTCGTGCGTTCGGTCTACGAACTGCCGTGCCCGGATTGA
- a CDS encoding tyrosine recombinase XerC produces the protein MKTQDNETSYLLITAQSDLKNRVDAWLDHLSDERRLSDKTLLAYERDLRQFLRFLTNHLGGAPAIKDVAALRPADFRAFLASRRRQGVQSRSLARGLAGIRSFLKYLERRGEVNAAASDAVRPPRQARSLPKPVSARDAMDVTSGDLALESAAWIEARNAAVLILLYGCGLRISEALSLTGSMAPAPGTRTMRILGKGRKERIVPILPAVCEAVSAYMKLCPYAIDPTGPLFLGARGGPLNPRMIQLAMEKLRGALGLPDSATPHALRHSFATHLLAGGGDLRTIQELLGHASLASTQIYTEVDSAHLLAAYDKAHPRK, from the coding sequence ATGAAAACTCAGGACAACGAGACATCCTATCTTCTGATAACGGCACAATCGGATCTCAAAAACCGGGTCGATGCCTGGCTTGATCACCTGTCGGACGAGCGCCGCCTTTCCGACAAGACGTTGCTCGCCTACGAAAGGGATCTGCGTCAGTTTCTGCGTTTTCTCACAAACCACCTGGGTGGTGCTCCCGCGATCAAGGATGTTGCTGCGCTCCGGCCTGCCGACTTCAGGGCTTTCCTCGCTTCGCGCCGCAGGCAAGGTGTACAGAGCCGGTCGCTTGCCAGGGGTCTTGCCGGCATTCGGTCCTTCTTGAAATATCTGGAACGGCGCGGGGAAGTGAATGCAGCGGCTTCCGATGCCGTGCGGCCACCGCGCCAGGCGCGGTCGCTGCCCAAGCCCGTCTCGGCGCGCGATGCGATGGACGTGACCAGCGGCGACCTTGCCCTGGAAAGCGCAGCGTGGATCGAAGCGCGTAACGCCGCCGTGCTGATACTGCTTTACGGATGCGGCCTTCGGATCTCCGAAGCGCTATCACTGACCGGGAGCATGGCACCAGCGCCCGGCACAAGAACAATGCGCATTCTCGGCAAGGGCAGAAAGGAGCGCATTGTGCCGATCCTGCCAGCTGTCTGCGAGGCGGTCAGCGCTTACATGAAGCTTTGCCCCTATGCGATCGACCCCACCGGTCCCCTTTTTCTGGGTGCCCGGGGTGGACCTTTGAACCCGCGGATGATCCAGCTCGCAATGGAAAAGCTGCGCGGCGCGCTCGGTCTGCCGGACAGCGCGACGCCGCACGCCTTGCGGCATTCATTCGCAACACATCTGCTTGCCGGAGGCGGCGACCTCAGGACGATACAAGAACTCCTCGGCCACGCCAGTCTGGCGTCGACGCAGATTTATACAGAGGTCGACAGTGCGCATCTGCTTGCCGCTTATGACAAGGCTCATCCCCGTAAGTAG
- a CDS encoding sterol desaturase family protein, with amino-acid sequence MDFVGRIYEFFELLVTTRVYSVSFAATLAFAFAVLIFDLHRRGYRFDWPRRLIRSVGANVGFWWVNLLFAPIVFLTAGYVKQAYDTLGIPSIDETVWSGIPWWLLVPFAAVCYDFADYWNHRILHHRWLWPIHAIHHSDPDLNVLTSYRIHFLESLVMTTSYILLLSWLGFPTDVMGYGAILLTLHNMYVHINVDWGHGPFKYVLASPRMHQWHHADLPEAYGKNLANVFPVFDLMFGTYYVPGPCKEPFGVHDVPQNDVVKLILYPFAEWGRQARAGLRTAFRSKSATQDLPEPEKPADPA; translated from the coding sequence TTGGACTTCGTCGGCAGGATATACGAATTTTTCGAGCTGCTCGTTACAACACGGGTCTACAGCGTCTCGTTTGCGGCGACATTGGCATTTGCTTTTGCCGTGCTCATTTTCGATCTGCACAGGCGCGGCTACAGGTTCGACTGGCCCCGCCGGTTGATCCGAAGCGTCGGCGCCAATGTCGGGTTCTGGTGGGTAAACCTGCTGTTTGCCCCGATCGTGTTTCTGACAGCCGGCTATGTGAAGCAGGCCTATGACACTTTAGGCATTCCAAGCATTGATGAGACCGTATGGTCCGGCATCCCCTGGTGGCTTCTCGTTCCCTTTGCCGCCGTTTGCTATGACTTTGCGGACTATTGGAACCACCGGATCCTGCATCACAGATGGCTTTGGCCGATCCACGCGATCCATCATTCCGATCCCGATCTAAACGTTCTGACGAGCTACCGGATACACTTTCTGGAATCACTGGTCATGACGACGTCCTATATCCTTCTTCTCAGCTGGCTGGGATTCCCGACCGATGTCATGGGATACGGCGCGATCCTTCTGACCCTGCACAACATGTATGTGCACATCAACGTGGACTGGGGGCACGGTCCGTTCAAATACGTCCTTGCCTCGCCGCGCATGCACCAGTGGCATCACGCCGACCTGCCGGAAGCCTATGGCAAGAACCTGGCAAACGTCTTTCCGGTGTTTGATCTCATGTTTGGAACCTACTACGTGCCGGGCCCTTGCAAAGAACCGTTCGGTGTCCACGACGTGCCCCAGAATGACGTTGTAAAACTTATTCTCTATCCATTTGCCGAGTGGGGCCGTCAGGCAAGAGCCGGGCTTCGCACTGCATTTCGTTCAAAGAGCGCGACGCAAGACCTTCCCGAACCAGAAAAACCGGCAGATCCGGCCTGA
- a CDS encoding Hcp family type VI secretion system effector, with the protein MSNIAYLKATGATQGDMTADATTGDSIGNLWQEGHEGQSLVYALEQNAVVPRDPQSGSIIATRRHLPTTFVKPVDKATPLFWQALATGEALEIEVEFWRTSTAGVQEHYYTIKFIDAVLVEGKTILPDVNDEANASRGDIDQFSFTYRKCEWTHEVAGTSASDDYRAPVT; encoded by the coding sequence ATGTCCAATATCGCTTACCTCAAAGCCACAGGCGCAACCCAAGGCGACATGACTGCAGACGCAACCACAGGCGACAGCATCGGCAACCTGTGGCAGGAAGGCCACGAAGGCCAGTCCCTCGTTTATGCCCTGGAACAGAACGCAGTCGTGCCGCGTGATCCGCAGTCCGGTTCCATCATCGCTACGCGCCGCCACTTGCCGACGACCTTCGTCAAGCCTGTCGACAAGGCAACCCCGCTCTTCTGGCAGGCACTGGCAACCGGTGAAGCGCTCGAGATCGAAGTTGAGTTCTGGCGCACGTCCACGGCCGGTGTTCAGGAGCACTACTACACGATCAAGTTCATCGACGCGGTTCTGGTGGAAGGCAAGACGATCCTTCCGGACGTCAACGACGAAGCCAACGCCTCGCGCGGCGACATCGACCAGTTCTCCTTCACCTACCGCAAGTGCGAGTGGACCCACGAAGTTGCCGGCACAAGCGCGTCCGACGATTACCGCGCTCCGGTCACCTGA
- the fsa gene encoding fructose-6-phosphate aldolase, protein MKFFVDTADTAVIKELESTGLLDGVTTNPSLIAKSGRDFKEVIAEICEITGGDVSAEVAATEFDQMIKEAHVLRAIADNVVIKLPLTFDGLKACKQLTEEGTKTNVTLCFSANQALLAAKAGATYISPFIGRLDDMNIDGLELIREIRVIYDNYGFDTEILAASIRTANHVKECALIGADVATVPPATLQGLVKHPLTDKGLDAFLADWAKTGQSIL, encoded by the coding sequence ATGAAATTTTTTGTCGACACAGCCGACACCGCTGTCATCAAGGAACTGGAATCCACCGGGCTCCTGGACGGCGTAACCACAAATCCCTCGCTCATTGCCAAATCCGGTCGCGACTTCAAGGAAGTGATTGCCGAGATCTGCGAAATCACCGGCGGCGACGTTTCCGCCGAGGTAGCCGCCACCGAGTTCGATCAGATGATCAAGGAAGCGCATGTGCTTCGTGCGATTGCCGACAATGTCGTCATCAAGCTGCCGTTGACCTTTGACGGCCTGAAAGCCTGCAAGCAGCTGACCGAAGAAGGCACCAAGACCAACGTTACGCTTTGCTTCTCCGCAAACCAGGCGTTGCTCGCCGCCAAGGCCGGCGCGACCTACATCTCGCCGTTCATAGGCCGTCTCGACGACATGAACATCGACGGTTTGGAGCTGATCCGCGAAATTCGCGTGATCTACGACAACTACGGCTTTGATACAGAAATCCTGGCCGCGTCCATCCGCACGGCCAACCACGTCAAGGAATGCGCGCTCATCGGCGCGGATGTTGCCACGGTTCCGCCGGCAACCCTTCAGGGTCTGGTGAAACACCCGCTGACGGACAAGGGTCTGGACGCCTTTCTTGCCGATTGGGCCAAGACTGGTCAGAGCATTCTCTGA
- a CDS encoding primosomal protein N', which yields MLFDDPETEETIASVLVPVAVPGAYTYKVPAGQSVVPGTIVKVPLGPREVIGAVWDIEPDAAINPKKLKTISRVYETTKPLDKDLRRFVDWVANWTLGAPGMVLRMVLRSEEALEPEPPVPGVRRIEGAQPDRQTAARSRVLATMEDGFAWTKSGLAHAAGVSPSVIDGLIQQSVLEVVSMPAAPPPPRPQLDFAQKDLTPAQSAAAEGLVDSFDRGAGVSLIDGVTGSGKTEVYFEAIAEALRREQQALVLLPEIALTEQFLRRFEQRFGVYPAEWHSEITPKNRARVWRGVASGDVRVVIGARSSLFLPFKELGLIIVDEEHDAAFKQDDRVPYSARDMAVVRGHISGFPVVLASATPSVESHVNADVGRYTLYQLPERASGAALPDLKAIDMRSDGPERGKWLAPQLVHAIKDTFAAGDQSLLFLNRRGYAPLTLCRTCGHRFQCAHCSAWLVEHRFQKKLVCHHCGHTEPIPETCPSCQSTNSLVACGPGVERVAEEVSDLFPQARTLILSSDLPGGPERLKREMKIVEEGGADIVIGTQLVAKGHNFPKMKLVGVVDADLGLAHGDPRAAEKTFQLLAQVTGRAGRVTGGGQGFLQTYNADHPVIKALYRGDKDAFYKAEIESRRVAGLPPFGRLAAVVVSGPDKVFAEGYARALARAAPSDEAVTLLGPAEAALAMVRGRHRYRLLTMAPRQYDLQSYLRQWLGKGPKPTKGLRVQVDIDPLHFL from the coding sequence GTGCTGTTTGACGATCCCGAAACTGAGGAAACCATTGCCAGCGTGCTGGTGCCGGTCGCTGTGCCTGGCGCCTATACATACAAGGTTCCGGCGGGGCAGAGCGTTGTTCCCGGGACGATCGTCAAAGTGCCTTTGGGACCGCGGGAAGTTATCGGTGCAGTCTGGGATATCGAACCGGACGCGGCGATCAATCCGAAAAAACTGAAAACCATTTCGAGGGTGTACGAGACAACAAAGCCGCTCGACAAGGACTTGCGCCGCTTTGTCGACTGGGTCGCGAACTGGACGCTCGGCGCGCCCGGAATGGTGTTGCGCATGGTCTTGCGTTCGGAAGAAGCCCTGGAACCTGAACCTCCCGTGCCGGGAGTGCGACGGATCGAGGGCGCTCAGCCCGACCGGCAAACCGCGGCAAGAAGCCGGGTTCTTGCAACGATGGAAGACGGGTTTGCCTGGACCAAAAGCGGTCTTGCCCATGCCGCCGGTGTATCGCCGTCCGTGATTGACGGTCTGATCCAGCAAAGCGTGCTGGAAGTTGTTTCCATGCCGGCGGCGCCTCCTCCTCCGCGACCTCAGCTGGACTTTGCGCAAAAGGATCTAACGCCGGCACAGTCCGCTGCGGCCGAGGGTCTGGTTGATAGTTTCGACAGGGGCGCCGGTGTCTCGCTGATTGACGGTGTCACCGGGTCAGGCAAGACGGAGGTCTATTTTGAGGCCATTGCGGAAGCGTTGAGGCGCGAGCAGCAGGCACTGGTGCTGTTGCCGGAGATCGCGCTCACCGAGCAGTTTCTGCGTCGCTTTGAACAGCGCTTCGGCGTTTATCCGGCGGAGTGGCACTCGGAGATCACGCCGAAAAACCGCGCAAGGGTCTGGCGCGGTGTGGCGTCTGGCGACGTGCGTGTCGTCATCGGCGCAAGGTCGTCCCTCTTTCTTCCGTTCAAGGAATTGGGCCTGATCATCGTCGACGAGGAACACGATGCGGCCTTCAAGCAGGATGACCGGGTCCCCTACAGTGCGCGGGACATGGCGGTCGTGCGGGGCCACATCTCAGGCTTTCCTGTCGTTCTCGCCTCCGCGACGCCGTCTGTCGAGAGCCATGTGAATGCAGACGTTGGACGCTATACGCTTTATCAGCTGCCCGAACGCGCGTCGGGCGCTGCCTTGCCGGACCTTAAAGCCATCGACATGCGCAGCGATGGACCGGAACGGGGCAAGTGGCTTGCACCTCAGCTGGTGCATGCGATCAAGGACACCTTCGCGGCCGGCGATCAGTCTCTTCTGTTTCTGAACCGGCGCGGATATGCGCCTTTGACGCTCTGCCGCACGTGCGGTCACCGGTTTCAATGCGCGCATTGCAGCGCCTGGCTTGTCGAACACCGGTTTCAGAAAAAACTCGTCTGCCATCACTGCGGCCATACCGAGCCTATCCCTGAAACCTGCCCCTCCTGTCAGAGCACCAACAGCCTGGTGGCCTGCGGCCCGGGCGTTGAACGTGTTGCTGAAGAGGTGTCCGACCTGTTTCCGCAGGCACGCACCTTGATCCTGTCATCCGACCTGCCGGGTGGACCGGAGCGGTTGAAACGGGAAATGAAGATCGTCGAGGAGGGTGGCGCTGATATCGTCATCGGAACCCAGCTGGTCGCAAAAGGGCACAACTTCCCAAAGATGAAGCTGGTTGGCGTCGTCGACGCCGATCTCGGCCTTGCGCATGGCGACCCGCGCGCTGCGGAAAAAACCTTTCAGCTTCTTGCGCAGGTGACCGGTCGTGCCGGTCGCGTAACCGGCGGCGGCCAGGGATTTCTTCAGACCTACAATGCGGACCATCCTGTGATCAAAGCGCTTTATCGCGGCGACAAGGATGCGTTCTACAAGGCGGAGATCGAGTCGCGGCGGGTTGCGGGTCTGCCGCCGTTCGGCAGGCTGGCCGCTGTCGTCGTCTCCGGTCCGGACAAGGTCTTTGCAGAAGGCTACGCCCGTGCGCTTGCCCGCGCCGCTCCGTCTGATGAGGCCGTCACGTTGCTGGGGCCCGCGGAAGCAGCGCTTGCCATGGTGCGCGGGCGGCATCGCTACCGCCTACTGACGATGGCACCGCGCCAGTACGATCTCCAATCCTATTTGCGCCAGTGGCTCGGCAAGGGACCGAAACCCACCAAGGGTCTGCGTGTGCAGGTCGATATCGATCCGCTGCATTTCCTGTAG
- a CDS encoding DUF1428 domain-containing protein, with product MTYVQGFLAPVKTSKKADYVEIAQRSWALFKEYGALSTCEAWGDSVPDGEVTSFPMAVKKEADETVVFSWIVWPDKETYDAAFLKMQGDPRWEEAMPNANEVFNMKRMIFGGFEPIFQDVPD from the coding sequence ATGACCTATGTTCAGGGATTTTTGGCACCGGTAAAGACGTCGAAGAAGGCTGACTATGTGGAAATAGCCCAACGTTCGTGGGCGCTCTTTAAGGAATACGGCGCGTTAAGTACGTGTGAGGCCTGGGGCGACTCGGTTCCAGATGGTGAAGTTACTTCCTTTCCGATGGCCGTTAAAAAGGAGGCCGACGAGACGGTAGTATTCTCTTGGATCGTCTGGCCTGACAAGGAGACGTATGACGCGGCCTTTTTAAAAATGCAGGGGGACCCGCGCTGGGAAGAGGCTATGCCGAATGCGAACGAAGTCTTCAACATGAAACGGATGATTTTCGGCGGCTTTGAACCAATCTTTCAGGACGTTCCCGACTAA
- a CDS encoding RidA family protein, which translates to MNFVPINPTSDIYQATPDYIHAIAIDAPHRLLFVSGTMGLDTDRRPADTIDGQLRLIWRNISTILQEAGGDIDSVVRVTSYLRDRDYMQANQDARVRALGGRVVPCTTIVAETLSEDWLVEVEIIAAL; encoded by the coding sequence ATGAACTTTGTTCCAATTAATCCAACGAGCGACATTTATCAGGCAACGCCAGACTATATTCATGCCATCGCTATCGACGCACCGCACAGGCTTTTGTTCGTGAGTGGTACAATGGGTCTGGATACTGACCGCAGGCCTGCTGATACTATCGACGGTCAGCTACGGCTGATCTGGCGCAATATCTCGACAATCCTGCAAGAGGCCGGAGGTGACATTGACAGCGTGGTCCGCGTGACCAGTTATCTCCGCGACCGTGACTATATGCAGGCCAATCAGGACGCGCGTGTCCGTGCGCTTGGAGGGCGTGTCGTGCCCTGTACGACAATCGTTGCCGAGACGCTGAGCGAAGACTGGCTGGTCGAAGTCGAGATCATTGCCGCGCTCTGA
- a CDS encoding Lrp/AsnC family transcriptional regulator: MSRETKNFKRSVVSERSPDGFDRKILSVLVTNAETSFAELGRIVGLSAPAVFERVKRLKKSGAIRAVCALLHGPSVDRPFLAFVHVDVAGWGKEQKMLKLADFPEVEEMHSVAGDTGLIIKVRTRDSHALEQLLAQIYDLPGVTGTKSYVVLSTFLERPVQAETTEEWPTVSQFLPPQGS; the protein is encoded by the coding sequence ATGAGCAGAGAAACGAAAAATTTTAAGCGGTCTGTCGTCTCCGAGCGGTCCCCGGACGGGTTTGACCGAAAGATATTAAGTGTCCTGGTGACCAACGCCGAAACGAGTTTCGCCGAACTCGGACGCATTGTCGGTCTCTCCGCACCTGCGGTTTTCGAACGGGTCAAGCGTTTGAAGAAATCCGGTGCGATACGTGCGGTGTGTGCACTTCTTCATGGACCGTCCGTTGACAGGCCCTTTTTGGCCTTTGTCCATGTCGATGTCGCGGGATGGGGCAAGGAGCAGAAGATGCTCAAGCTTGCGGATTTCCCCGAAGTCGAAGAGATGCATTCCGTCGCGGGGGACACGGGGCTCATCATCAAGGTGAGAACGCGTGATTCCCACGCCCTCGAACAGCTCTTGGCGCAGATCTATGATTTGCCCGGTGTCACAGGCACGAAAAGCTATGTGGTTCTGTCGACATTTCTCGAACGTCCTGTGCAGGCGGAAACGACGGAAGAATGGCCGACTGTAAGCCAGTTTCTGCCCCCACAAGGCTCGTGA
- a CDS encoding F0F1 ATP synthase subunit delta — protein sequence MTDNVSLVSGVAQRYASALLDLAEGDGTTADVERDLTAFEGMLAESEDLDRLVKSPAFSAEEQLAALTALVEKAGISGLAANFVKLAARNRRLFVLPDMIKAFRALLAEKRGEETAEVTSAAPLSDEHVAALKEALSASTGKTVNLAAKVDPALIGGLVVKVGSRMIDTSLRTKLNSLKFAMKEVG from the coding sequence GTGACTGACAACGTATCTCTCGTATCCGGCGTGGCACAGCGTTATGCGTCCGCCCTTCTCGACCTGGCAGAGGGTGACGGCACTACGGCCGACGTGGAACGGGATCTGACCGCTTTCGAAGGCATGCTTGCCGAAAGCGAGGATCTCGACCGTCTTGTAAAGAGCCCGGCGTTCAGTGCAGAAGAGCAGCTTGCCGCGCTCACTGCACTTGTTGAAAAGGCAGGCATCTCGGGCCTCGCCGCAAATTTCGTGAAGCTGGCGGCCCGCAACAGGCGCCTCTTCGTTCTTCCCGACATGATCAAGGCCTTTCGCGCGCTCCTTGCCGAAAAGCGTGGCGAGGAAACGGCTGAAGTCACTTCTGCCGCACCTCTGTCAGACGAGCATGTCGCTGCCCTGAAAGAAGCCTTGTCTGCTTCCACGGGCAAAACCGTAAATCTCGCAGCGAAAGTTGATCCTGCTCTGATCGGAGGCCTTGTCGTCAAGGTCGGATCCCGCATGATCGATACGTCCCTGCGGACCAAACTCAATTCACTCAAGTTCGCGATGAAAGAGGTCGGCTGA